From a single Microbacterium terrisoli genomic region:
- a CDS encoding phosphoenolpyruvate carboxylase yields the protein MREPTPTEALTLVGRHASGDAIPERMHADVRLLGELLGQVLRESGSDGLFDDVERLRGATIRARVEGTPDAFAQAEQIADGFSVTRADEVARAFTCYFHLANLAEEHQRVRALRERDGRPDREDAGDSLAAAYLRLAAEVGDEQARARLKDLRFHPVFTAHPTEARRKAVASSIRRLAALLDAHDAAIPEGAERRRARRRLLEEVDTLWRTAPLRPHKPAPVDEVSAVTAVFDETLFTAVPHVYRRADDALQGADAGRAAPVVPPFVRLGTWVGGDRDGNPFVTASVTRQAAAIASEHALRALEAATARIGRTLTLDADDTPASDAVRALWRRYRDADQSGADEIAQHSPDEPHRRLVLLIARKLAATRTRNADLAYGDADELLADLRAVQESLAAAGAVRAAYGHLQQLIWQVESYGFHLAELEVRQHSAVHAKALAELDAGGERSAQTEEVLEVFRAIAHIQSRYGMRAAGRYIVSFTRSAADLAAVHRLAEYAAADGAPAPVLDVIPLFETFADLQAAPEALAETITLPAFAARLRETGNRLEVMLGYSDSSKDVGPVAATLALYEAQERIGAWAQSAGITLTLFHGRGGALGRGGGPANSAILAQPPHSVDGRFKLTEQGEVIFARYGEPAIAMRHIDQVAAATLLAWAPSVQQRNSRAAERFADIAEAMDASSRARFFELVHAPGFAPWFATVTPMEEIGRLALGSRPARRGLSVESLEDLRAIPWVFSWAQARINLAGWFGLGTALQAVGDLARLQDAYAHWPLLHTMIDNVAMGLAKTDDRIAERYLSLGDRDDLAALVRDELALTRDWVTRIKGVGDLLADKPILQRAVNLRSPYVDALSLLQLRALRALRAQGPDAPEPDPDQERLLLLAVSGVAAGLQNTG from the coding sequence ATGCGCGAACCCACCCCCACCGAAGCCCTCACCCTGGTCGGACGGCATGCGTCGGGCGATGCGATCCCCGAGCGCATGCACGCCGATGTCCGGCTGCTGGGCGAGCTGCTGGGCCAGGTGCTGCGCGAGAGCGGATCCGACGGGCTGTTCGACGATGTCGAGCGGCTGCGGGGTGCGACGATCCGTGCCCGCGTCGAGGGCACACCGGACGCATTCGCACAAGCCGAGCAGATCGCCGACGGGTTCTCGGTCACCCGCGCCGACGAGGTGGCACGGGCGTTCACGTGCTACTTCCACCTGGCCAACCTGGCCGAAGAGCACCAGAGGGTGCGTGCGCTGCGCGAGCGCGACGGCCGCCCGGATCGTGAGGATGCCGGTGACTCGCTCGCCGCCGCCTACCTCCGGCTGGCCGCCGAGGTCGGCGACGAGCAGGCGCGGGCACGGCTGAAGGATCTGCGCTTCCATCCGGTGTTCACCGCGCACCCCACCGAGGCGCGCCGCAAGGCCGTGGCCTCCAGCATCCGACGTCTGGCCGCCCTGCTGGACGCCCACGACGCGGCGATCCCCGAAGGCGCCGAACGGCGCCGTGCCCGTCGGCGCCTGCTCGAAGAAGTCGACACACTGTGGCGCACGGCTCCCCTGCGCCCGCACAAACCGGCACCCGTCGACGAGGTCAGCGCCGTGACCGCAGTGTTCGACGAGACGCTGTTCACCGCGGTGCCGCACGTGTACCGCCGCGCCGACGACGCCCTGCAGGGCGCGGACGCGGGGCGTGCCGCACCGGTCGTCCCGCCGTTCGTGCGCCTGGGGACATGGGTGGGTGGCGACCGCGACGGCAACCCGTTCGTCACGGCATCGGTCACCCGTCAGGCCGCAGCCATCGCATCCGAGCACGCCCTGCGCGCGCTGGAGGCGGCCACCGCGCGCATCGGACGCACCCTCACCCTCGATGCCGACGACACGCCCGCCTCCGACGCCGTCCGCGCGCTGTGGCGCCGCTACCGCGACGCCGACCAATCAGGCGCCGACGAGATCGCACAGCACTCCCCCGATGAACCGCACCGGCGGCTCGTGCTGCTGATCGCCCGCAAGCTCGCCGCCACCCGCACGCGCAACGCCGATCTCGCCTACGGCGACGCCGATGAACTTCTCGCCGACCTGCGCGCGGTGCAGGAGTCGCTGGCCGCGGCCGGTGCCGTGCGCGCGGCATACGGCCACCTGCAGCAGTTGATCTGGCAGGTGGAGTCCTACGGCTTCCACCTGGCCGAACTCGAGGTGCGCCAGCACTCCGCCGTGCACGCCAAGGCGCTGGCTGAGCTCGACGCCGGCGGCGAGCGCAGCGCGCAGACCGAGGAGGTGCTCGAGGTCTTCCGTGCGATCGCGCACATCCAGAGCCGGTACGGCATGCGGGCCGCCGGGCGGTACATCGTCTCGTTCACCCGCTCGGCCGCAGACCTCGCCGCCGTGCACCGGCTGGCCGAGTACGCGGCCGCCGACGGCGCACCCGCCCCGGTGCTGGACGTCATCCCGCTGTTCGAGACGTTCGCCGACCTGCAGGCGGCTCCCGAAGCACTGGCCGAGACCATCACCCTGCCGGCGTTCGCCGCGCGCCTGCGCGAGACGGGCAATCGGCTGGAGGTCATGCTCGGCTACTCCGATTCGTCGAAGGACGTCGGTCCGGTCGCCGCCACCCTCGCGCTGTACGAAGCGCAGGAGCGCATCGGCGCCTGGGCGCAGTCCGCCGGCATCACGCTCACTCTGTTCCACGGGCGCGGCGGGGCGCTCGGCCGCGGCGGCGGCCCCGCCAACAGCGCGATCCTGGCCCAGCCGCCGCACTCCGTCGACGGCCGGTTCAAGCTCACCGAGCAGGGCGAGGTGATCTTCGCCCGCTACGGCGAACCGGCCATCGCGATGCGCCACATCGACCAGGTGGCCGCCGCGACGCTGCTGGCGTGGGCGCCTTCGGTGCAGCAGCGCAACAGCCGCGCGGCCGAGCGATTCGCCGACATCGCCGAAGCGATGGATGCCTCATCCCGCGCACGGTTCTTCGAGCTCGTGCACGCCCCCGGCTTCGCCCCCTGGTTCGCCACGGTGACGCCGATGGAGGAGATCGGCCGTCTGGCCCTCGGTTCGCGCCCGGCGCGACGGGGACTGTCGGTCGAGTCGCTGGAAGACCTGCGGGCGATCCCGTGGGTGTTCTCGTGGGCGCAGGCGCGCATCAACCTCGCCGGCTGGTTCGGCCTGGGCACGGCGCTGCAGGCGGTGGGCGACCTGGCCAGGCTGCAGGACGCGTACGCCCACTGGCCGCTGCTGCACACGATGATCGACAATGTCGCGATGGGTCTGGCCAAGACCGACGACCGCATCGCAGAACGCTATCTGTCCCTCGGCGACCGCGACGACCTGGCAGCCCTCGTGCGCGACGAGCTGGCGCTGACCCGCGACTGGGTCACCCGCATCAAGGGGGTGGGCGACCTGCTGGCCGACAAGCCGATCCTGCAGCGCGCCGTGAACCTGCGCAGCCCGTACGTCGACGCGCTGTCGCTGCTGCAGCTGCGTGCCCTGCGCGCACTGCGCGCACAGGGTCCCGACGCGCCCGAACCCGATCCCGATCAGGAGCGCCTGCTGCTGCTGGCAGTCAGCGGGGTGGCTGCGGGCCTGCAGAACACCGGGTGA
- a CDS encoding Na+/H+ antiporter NhaA: MTRSPADTPPADAEPSVSGRLLRSARFPAILLLISAAAGLLLANTPAAEAAFAVQHFTFGIVGTAFDLDVGHWIADGLLVVFFFTVAVELQYELTSGELRSARRAVLPAIAAAGGVAVPIALYLVIAAPGGVAVGWPVPTATDIAFALGVLAVFGRGLPSALRVFLLALAILDDIIGIVFIAVLFATDVNVWMLLLALVLTVGIGILSRQLGGRGTRAIGVSIVVLAVCVWAAVLASGVHATIAGVLVGLAVAQYPGMWTRHLLEPWVNGLVLPLFALSAALVTIPAVGAGGLSPAFWGIFVALPVGKLVGICGTAWIAQRALRVPAAARLAFPDLIAAGALGGIGFTVSLLLADLAFASVPELRDEAVLGVLAGSTASLVLSGFVVSWRARVHLRRPV, from the coding sequence ATGACCCGTTCGCCTGCCGACACACCGCCCGCCGATGCCGAACCGAGCGTGTCCGGTCGTCTGCTGCGTTCGGCACGATTCCCTGCGATCCTGCTGCTGATCTCGGCGGCAGCGGGACTCCTCCTGGCGAACACGCCCGCCGCGGAGGCGGCCTTCGCGGTGCAGCACTTCACGTTCGGGATCGTCGGCACCGCGTTCGACCTCGACGTGGGGCACTGGATCGCCGACGGCCTGCTCGTGGTCTTCTTCTTCACTGTCGCCGTCGAACTGCAATACGAGCTGACCTCGGGAGAGCTGCGTTCGGCGCGACGCGCCGTGCTGCCGGCGATCGCCGCCGCCGGTGGAGTGGCCGTGCCGATCGCGCTGTATCTGGTGATCGCCGCACCCGGCGGTGTCGCGGTCGGCTGGCCGGTTCCCACCGCGACCGACATCGCGTTCGCGCTCGGTGTGCTGGCGGTGTTCGGACGCGGCCTACCCTCGGCTCTGCGGGTGTTCCTGCTGGCGCTCGCGATCCTCGACGACATCATCGGCATCGTGTTCATCGCGGTGCTCTTCGCGACGGATGTGAATGTCTGGATGCTGCTGCTCGCGCTTGTTCTCACGGTGGGCATCGGCATCCTGAGTCGTCAGCTGGGCGGCCGCGGGACGCGCGCGATCGGTGTGTCGATCGTCGTGCTGGCCGTGTGCGTCTGGGCTGCCGTGCTGGCGTCGGGGGTGCATGCCACCATCGCGGGTGTGCTGGTCGGTCTGGCCGTCGCGCAATATCCGGGCATGTGGACGCGGCACCTGCTCGAGCCATGGGTGAACGGCCTGGTGCTGCCCCTGTTCGCACTGTCGGCCGCGCTCGTGACGATCCCGGCCGTGGGCGCGGGCGGGCTCTCGCCGGCGTTCTGGGGGATCTTCGTCGCCCTGCCGGTCGGCAAGCTGGTCGGTATCTGCGGCACGGCCTGGATCGCACAGCGCGCGCTGCGCGTGCCGGCTGCGGCCCGGCTGGCGTTCCCCGACCTCATCGCCGCCGGTGCCTTGGGCGGCATCGGGTTCACGGTCTCGCTGCTGTTGGCCGATCTCGCGTTCGCCTCGGTGCCCGAGCTGCGCGACGAGGCCGTGCTCGGCGTGCTCGCCGGCTCGACTGCGTCGCTCGTGCTCTCCGGGTTCGTCGTATCGTGGCGTGCACGAGTCCACCTCAGGAGGCCTGTATGA
- a CDS encoding alpha/beta fold hydrolase, with translation MTGDHQRIDSWADLRGVRLRYTIEGSGPLAVWGHGLSSDRWAMENDGVLDFAPVVDSGRTLVRLDWRGHGDSGGGGDPEQYSWASLGADLLALIDQLSPNAPVDAIGCSMGTGAILHAAVTAPDRFRTIVLTAPPTAWDTRAAQVETYLALAEAAEQGGRAAIERLFAMQPVAGPLGELDLPPRVSIDEARLPMVLRGAALSDLPDPDRLVRLRMPTQILSWADDPGHPVSTGQRLHELIAGSRFAVAAALADVRGWGGTIAEFLSETA, from the coding sequence ATGACCGGTGACCACCAGCGGATCGATTCCTGGGCGGACCTCCGCGGCGTCCGGCTGCGCTACACGATCGAGGGCTCCGGCCCCCTCGCCGTCTGGGGGCATGGGCTGAGCAGCGACCGCTGGGCGATGGAGAACGACGGAGTGCTGGATTTCGCCCCCGTGGTCGACTCGGGGCGCACCCTCGTGCGCCTGGACTGGCGCGGTCACGGGGACTCCGGCGGCGGCGGCGACCCGGAGCAGTACTCGTGGGCGAGCCTCGGCGCAGACCTGCTCGCCCTGATCGATCAGCTGAGCCCGAATGCCCCCGTGGATGCCATCGGATGTTCGATGGGCACCGGTGCGATCCTGCACGCGGCCGTCACTGCGCCCGACCGGTTCCGCACGATCGTGCTCACTGCGCCGCCGACCGCGTGGGACACGCGCGCCGCACAGGTTGAGACGTATCTCGCGCTCGCGGAGGCCGCCGAGCAGGGGGGTCGTGCGGCCATCGAGCGTCTCTTCGCGATGCAGCCCGTTGCGGGTCCGCTCGGCGAGCTCGACCTGCCGCCGCGGGTCAGCATCGATGAGGCGCGTCTGCCCATGGTGCTGCGCGGGGCGGCGCTGAGCGATCTGCCCGATCCTGATCGCCTGGTGCGGCTGAGGATGCCGACGCAGATCCTCAGCTGGGCAGACGATCCGGGACATCCGGTCTCGACGGGGCAGCGGCTGCACGAGCTGATCGCCGGTTCCCGGTTCGCGGTGGCTGCGGCGCTCGCCGATGTGCGCGGCTGGGGTGGCACGATCGCAGAGTTCCTGTCGGAGACGGCATGA
- a CDS encoding MazG nucleotide pyrophosphohydrolase domain-containing protein yields the protein MNDDAATHRAADDPLRAAADVMRAVRDRCVWTQQITHRDLVPYLVEESAELIDAVEDGTRADMREELGDLLWQVLFHAEIASRDADDPFDIDDVARVLTEKMIRRHPHVFGDATATTPEEVLVLWNAAKAAEKSQRRSVLDGVSERMPSLALAQKLLGRSAPLLPEAPRTAGESERPAAPTTEAGLGDALLDLVRIARENGWDAERALRERLRVLEADVRAAEAG from the coding sequence ATGAACGACGACGCTGCGACCCACCGCGCCGCCGACGACCCCCTGCGCGCCGCGGCCGACGTCATGCGGGCAGTGCGCGACCGGTGCGTGTGGACGCAGCAGATCACGCATCGGGACCTCGTGCCGTATCTGGTCGAAGAGAGCGCCGAGCTGATCGACGCGGTCGAAGACGGCACCCGTGCCGACATGCGCGAAGAACTCGGCGATCTGCTGTGGCAGGTGCTCTTCCACGCCGAGATCGCCTCACGCGACGCCGATGACCCGTTCGACATCGACGACGTCGCCCGTGTCCTGACCGAGAAGATGATCCGCCGGCACCCGCACGTGTTCGGCGATGCGACCGCCACCACGCCCGAAGAGGTGCTCGTGCTCTGGAACGCCGCCAAAGCCGCCGAGAAGAGCCAGCGCCGCTCGGTGCTGGACGGGGTGAGCGAACGGATGCCGTCGCTCGCACTGGCCCAGAAGCTCCTCGGGCGCAGCGCGCCGCTCCTTCCCGAGGCGCCTCGCACGGCCGGCGAGTCGGAGCGACCTGCCGCGCCCACCACGGAGGCGGGCCTCGGCGACGCGCTGCTGGATCTGGTCCGGATCGCACGTGAGAACGGCTGGGACGCTGAACGGGCGTTGCGCGAGCGACTCCGCGTGCTGGAGGCCGACGTGCGGGCGGCCGAGGCCGGGTGA
- a CDS encoding histidine--tRNA ligase has protein sequence MRDFLPADKARRERVLAVIRDRYRAHGFDEIETPVMEEYARLHAGVGGDNEKLAYNVLRRGLSGEAIERIGRDTESAADNVAQLTDLGLRYDLTVPLSRFYASHRGELPGVFRSIQIAPVWRAERPQKGRYRQFMQCDIDIIGDASARAEAELAVATLDTIDALGLHGGTIRINDRRALDWMLGTFGFADHERPGVLITIDKLDKIGVEGVAAELRERGATPAAVDAFEAFLRRPQTREHVPYGGRQIRAALPEGAPDDVVAHLAAIGEAVGAARAAADVPLVFDPFLVRGMGYYTGTIFELAHPSVSYSLGGGGRYDGMIGRFLGQDVPAVGFSIGFERIVDLVTEDEDAAAPAVVLVHERDVPLPELAAHKARLVAGGARVRLETRTKNLKALLDRATADGYTSFATLAAGQEDLELKSLG, from the coding sequence ATGCGCGATTTCCTCCCTGCCGACAAGGCCCGCCGCGAGCGTGTGCTCGCCGTCATCCGCGACCGCTACCGCGCGCACGGGTTCGACGAGATCGAGACCCCCGTCATGGAGGAATACGCGCGCCTGCACGCCGGCGTGGGCGGTGACAACGAGAAGCTCGCCTACAACGTGCTGCGTCGCGGGCTGTCGGGCGAGGCGATCGAGCGCATCGGCCGCGACACCGAGTCAGCGGCCGACAACGTCGCCCAGCTCACCGATCTCGGCCTGCGCTACGACCTGACCGTGCCGCTGTCGCGGTTCTACGCGAGTCACCGCGGTGAACTGCCGGGCGTGTTCCGGTCGATTCAGATCGCACCGGTGTGGCGCGCGGAGCGTCCGCAGAAGGGCCGCTACCGCCAGTTCATGCAGTGCGACATCGACATCATCGGCGATGCCTCGGCGCGTGCGGAGGCCGAGCTGGCGGTGGCCACCCTCGACACGATCGATGCGCTGGGTCTGCACGGCGGCACGATCCGCATCAACGACCGCCGCGCGCTGGACTGGATGCTCGGCACCTTCGGCTTCGCCGACCACGAGCGACCCGGCGTGCTGATCACGATCGACAAGCTCGACAAGATCGGCGTCGAGGGGGTGGCCGCCGAGCTGCGCGAGCGCGGGGCGACACCTGCGGCGGTGGACGCGTTCGAGGCGTTCCTGCGGCGCCCGCAGACGCGGGAGCACGTGCCGTACGGCGGGCGCCAGATTCGCGCGGCGCTGCCCGAGGGTGCGCCCGACGACGTCGTCGCGCACCTCGCCGCGATCGGTGAGGCCGTCGGGGCTGCGCGCGCAGCGGCCGACGTGCCGCTTGTGTTCGACCCGTTCCTCGTGCGCGGCATGGGCTATTACACGGGCACGATCTTCGAGCTCGCGCACCCGAGCGTGTCGTACTCGCTGGGCGGGGGCGGCCGCTACGACGGCATGATCGGCAGATTCCTCGGACAGGATGTGCCCGCAGTCGGCTTCTCGATCGGTTTCGAGCGCATCGTGGATCTGGTGACCGAGGATGAGGATGCCGCGGCCCCGGCCGTCGTACTGGTGCACGAGCGTGACGTGCCGCTGCCGGAACTGGCAGCGCACAAGGCGCGTCTGGTCGCCGGCGGCGCGCGCGTGCGGCTGGAGACTCGGACCAAGAACCTGAAGGCGCTGCTGGATCGCGCCACCGCCGACGGCTACACGAGCTTCGCCACTCTCGCCGCCGGCCAGGAAGACCTCGAGCTCAAGTCGCTCGGCTGA